A single Bifidobacterium scardovii JCM 12489 = DSM 13734 DNA region contains:
- a CDS encoding D-2-hydroxyacid dehydrogenase yields the protein MSENTDRLIVNYLPLTDQERQVFAEAAGDVPQEFVGDSKQRGMMVWNAGVPAPASMCERATAVIGNIPPFECSRYPRLEWLQTWSAGVDRYVADGVLPERTMVTNATGAYGQSVAEHLFAMMWSLMKNIPVYARQQNERRWHDVGAAFSPQDATVLVIGTGDIGSHFAGLCKAVGSRTVGVRRDPSKSANGIDEMHGFDDLDALLPEADVVALVVPAAADTYHLIDARRLSSMKSTAVLLNAGRGTAIDPVALTFALREDQLQGAGIDVTEPEPLPADSPLWDEPHCLITPHVAGGNHLASTERRIIAIALDNVRRYAAGEPLANRRR from the coding sequence ATGAGCGAGAACACGGATCGATTGATTGTCAATTATCTGCCTCTGACCGATCAGGAGCGGCAGGTGTTTGCCGAGGCGGCCGGTGACGTGCCGCAGGAATTCGTCGGTGACTCGAAGCAGCGGGGCATGATGGTGTGGAATGCCGGTGTGCCAGCGCCGGCAAGCATGTGCGAACGGGCCACGGCGGTGATCGGCAACATCCCGCCATTCGAATGCTCGCGGTATCCCCGTCTTGAGTGGCTGCAGACCTGGAGCGCCGGCGTCGACCGGTATGTGGCCGACGGGGTGCTGCCCGAGCGCACGATGGTGACGAACGCGACCGGTGCGTACGGCCAAAGCGTCGCCGAGCACCTGTTCGCGATGATGTGGTCGCTGATGAAGAACATTCCGGTGTATGCTCGTCAGCAGAACGAACGCCGTTGGCATGACGTCGGTGCGGCGTTCTCCCCGCAAGACGCCACCGTGCTGGTGATCGGCACCGGTGATATCGGTTCGCATTTCGCCGGACTGTGCAAGGCCGTCGGATCCCGTACGGTCGGCGTCCGCCGTGATCCGTCGAAGTCGGCGAACGGCATCGACGAGATGCACGGCTTCGATGATCTGGATGCGCTGCTGCCCGAGGCCGACGTGGTGGCGCTGGTCGTGCCGGCCGCCGCGGACACGTACCATCTGATCGATGCGCGGCGCCTGTCCTCGATGAAATCCACAGCGGTGCTGCTCAACGCGGGCCGTGGCACGGCCATCGACCCGGTGGCGCTGACCTTCGCGCTGCGTGAGGATCAGCTGCAGGGGGCCGGCATCGACGTGACCGAGCCCGAACCGCTGCCGGCCGACAGCCCGCTGTGGGATGAGCCCCACTGCCTGATCACCCCGCATGTGGCTGGAGGCAATCATCTGGCCTCGACTGAGCGCCGGATCATCGCCATCGCGCTCGACAACGTGCGCCGGTATGCGGCGGGGGAACCCCTGGCGAACCGCCGCCGTTGA
- a CDS encoding acylphosphatase — translation MRQTARQTKRQPERGVNADSPDDSPNGGSADDGNAEIRIHATVTGLVQGVGFRYFTVMNARRIGVRGWVRNCYDGSVEVEAQGTRAAVAQLVSWLKVGPQWARVEHVEVRSMPLESEGTGAGFRVFSER, via the coding sequence ATGCGGCAGACGGCACGGCAGACGAAACGGCAACCGGAACGCGGCGTCAACGCCGATTCGCCGGATGATTCGCCGAATGGCGGGAGCGCGGATGACGGGAACGCGGAGATCCGCATCCATGCCACGGTGACCGGCCTGGTGCAGGGCGTCGGGTTCCGCTATTTCACGGTGATGAACGCCCGAAGGATCGGCGTGCGCGGATGGGTGCGCAACTGCTACGACGGGTCGGTGGAGGTCGAGGCGCAGGGCACGCGCGCGGCCGTGGCCCAACTGGTTTCCTGGCTGAAGGTCGGGCCTCAGTGGGCGCGCGTCGAACACGTCGAAGTCCGCTCGATGCCGCTGGAATCCGAGGGGACGGGCGCGGGTTTCCGCGTGTTTTCGGAGCGATGA
- a CDS encoding patatin-like phospholipase family protein: protein MSGAAHRTALIDVGGGFRAIFGAGVMDRCLEDGIAFDHCYGVSAGSANMVSFIAEQHGRNHKFYTEYAFRKEYASLNSYVKHHNFANLDYIYGTLSNHDGEYPVDYAAFEKNPTGFTVIACNAEDGSAKYFDKSDVHYDDFNVIKASSAVPVACEPYMIDGVPYYDGGIADPVPVQKALDDGYDRVVLVLTRLKDVLREQKKDIAPAKILRRTYPAAAERLMERYKTYNDEVALAKRYEQEGLVLILAPDDLYGLSTLSKSFEGLERMYRKGYADAEAIPEFLAS from the coding sequence ATGAGCGGTGCGGCGCATAGGACGGCATTGATCGATGTGGGCGGGGGTTTCCGCGCGATTTTCGGCGCGGGCGTGATGGACCGCTGTCTGGAGGACGGCATCGCATTCGACCACTGCTACGGCGTTTCGGCCGGAAGCGCGAATATGGTGTCGTTCATCGCCGAGCAGCACGGCCGCAACCACAAGTTCTACACCGAATACGCGTTCCGCAAGGAATACGCGAGCCTCAACAGCTATGTGAAGCACCACAATTTCGCCAATCTGGATTACATCTACGGCACGCTGAGCAACCATGACGGCGAATACCCGGTCGACTACGCGGCGTTCGAGAAGAACCCCACCGGGTTCACCGTGATCGCGTGCAATGCCGAGGACGGGTCCGCCAAGTACTTCGACAAGTCCGACGTGCATTACGACGACTTCAATGTCATCAAGGCCTCGTCCGCGGTGCCGGTGGCCTGCGAGCCGTACATGATCGACGGGGTGCCGTACTATGACGGCGGCATCGCCGATCCGGTGCCCGTGCAGAAGGCGCTGGATGACGGCTACGACCGGGTGGTGCTGGTGCTGACCCGGCTCAAGGACGTGCTGCGCGAACAGAAGAAGGACATCGCGCCCGCGAAGATCCTGCGGCGCACGTATCCGGCCGCCGCGGAGCGGCTGATGGAACGGTACAAGACGTACAACGACGAGGTGGCCTTGGCCAAGCGCTACGAACAGGAGGGGCTGGTGCTCATCCTGGCGCCAGACGACCTGTACGGGCTGTCCACGCTGTCCAAGTCGTTCGAAGGACTGGAGCGCATGTACCGCAAGGGCTACGCCGACGCCGAGGCGATTCCGGAGTTCCTCGCCAGCTGA
- the murI gene encoding glutamate racemase has translation MASTAPIGVFDSGLGGISVARQIMKDMPHERVLYFGDSANAPYGTRPPEQVRELSFAIVERFVRQGVKAVVIACNTATSAAVNELRDHYDIPIIGMEPALKVACDRGDRPDGTHVPQRVIVAATPLTLREHKFAALMDRFKADNVISPEPCPGLVEIVEHGRLSDRDLVMRTLHGYFDQYDLHAIDAVVLGCTHFVFYREYFRDLLPSTAAIIDGNEGTVRHLGVVLESLGKLAPEAASGSIELDNSSSEPRIDALAHALLAA, from the coding sequence ATGGCTTCGACGGCACCGATCGGCGTATTCGATTCCGGACTGGGCGGCATCTCGGTGGCCCGACAGATCATGAAGGACATGCCGCACGAACGGGTGCTGTACTTCGGCGATTCCGCGAACGCACCGTACGGCACGCGCCCGCCCGAGCAGGTGCGCGAACTGTCGTTCGCCATCGTCGAACGGTTCGTGCGCCAGGGGGTCAAGGCCGTGGTGATCGCCTGCAACACCGCCACCTCGGCCGCCGTCAACGAGCTGCGCGACCACTACGACATCCCGATCATCGGCATGGAGCCGGCGCTCAAGGTGGCCTGCGACCGGGGCGACCGGCCCGATGGCACGCACGTTCCGCAGCGCGTGATCGTGGCGGCCACCCCCCTGACGCTGCGCGAGCACAAATTCGCCGCGCTGATGGACCGGTTCAAGGCGGACAATGTGATTTCCCCCGAACCGTGCCCGGGCCTGGTCGAAATCGTTGAGCATGGGCGGCTGTCGGACCGCGATCTGGTGATGCGCACGCTGCACGGGTACTTCGACCAGTACGATCTGCACGCCATCGACGCGGTGGTGCTCGGATGCACGCATTTCGTGTTCTATCGCGAGTATTTCCGCGATCTGCTGCCCTCCACCGCCGCGATCATCGACGGCAACGAGGGCACGGTGCGCCATCTGGGCGTCGTGCTGGAGTCCTTGGGCAAACTCGCCCCGGAGGCCGCCTCCGGTAGCATCGAACTCGACAACTCGTCCTCCGAGCCGCGGATCGACGCGCTCGCGCACGCCTTGCTTGCGGCGTAG
- the dapF gene encoding diaminopimelate epimerase yields the protein MSIPQIVFKAHATGNDFVVYADPDGEFEPTADEVRFLCDRHFGIGGDGLIRLTRPRAVSDLSEDQIGACEAGGAQWFMDYRNADGSLAEMCGNGTRAITLFAQRQGYAEPVGGEPFRLGTRAGVKVLTSLGDVAPYGKDVFQVDMGPWKAGATDAFEVSIPGTPGAARGTFVDMGNPHVVAVIEDSFATLPNVEDLDLVTKPVVAPALESDQNVEFVRVDELDETADCGEATMRVNERGCGETLSCGTGLCATGVTLRAKTGVDHWQITVRGGTLRVNVSDRDVKLTGSATIVGRVELL from the coding sequence ATGAGTATTCCGCAAATCGTGTTCAAAGCGCATGCCACCGGCAACGACTTCGTCGTGTACGCCGATCCCGATGGCGAATTCGAGCCGACCGCCGACGAGGTCCGCTTCCTGTGTGACCGCCATTTCGGCATCGGCGGCGACGGCCTGATCCGCCTGACCCGGCCGCGGGCCGTGTCTGATCTGAGCGAGGACCAGATCGGCGCGTGCGAGGCCGGGGGAGCGCAGTGGTTCATGGACTACCGTAACGCCGACGGCTCGTTGGCCGAGATGTGCGGCAACGGCACGCGCGCGATCACGCTGTTCGCGCAGCGGCAGGGCTATGCCGAGCCTGTTGGAGGCGAGCCGTTCCGCCTCGGCACGCGCGCCGGCGTGAAGGTGCTGACCTCGCTCGGCGACGTGGCGCCGTACGGCAAGGATGTGTTCCAGGTGGACATGGGGCCGTGGAAGGCGGGCGCAACCGACGCGTTCGAAGTGTCCATTCCCGGCACGCCGGGCGCGGCCCGCGGCACCTTCGTGGATATGGGCAACCCGCATGTGGTGGCGGTGATCGAGGATTCGTTCGCTACGCTGCCCAACGTGGAGGATCTGGATTTGGTGACCAAACCGGTTGTGGCTCCGGCGCTGGAATCCGACCAGAACGTGGAATTCGTGCGCGTCGACGAGCTCGACGAGACTGCCGACTGCGGCGAGGCGACGATGCGCGTCAATGAGCGCGGATGCGGCGAGACGCTGTCCTGCGGCACCGGATTGTGTGCCACCGGCGTCACGCTGCGCGCGAAGACCGGCGTCGACCATTGGCAGATCACCGTGCGCGGCGGCACGCTGCGCGTCAACGTGAGCGACCGGGACGTGAAGCTCACCGGTTCGGCCACCATCGTCGGGCGCGTGGAGCTGCTGTAA
- a CDS encoding vitamin K epoxide reductase family protein, whose product MNSAQAADQSRAADASASPAPQALAGWRHGATWTYLVMLIVSAVALVVSFVLSAETLQLARHPNQILSCDVNSVLSCSDVAESWQAEIVKFGGLSYPNAFFGIAAESVFVTIAVIGLARVRVPRWFAACTWFGGLAALAYSYWLTSQSLFVINALCPWCLALMFSTTIQFMALSHATVTVQGLPPRASAKGLRTYYRLNYDLMADAVWILAIITLILVKDGPALFA is encoded by the coding sequence ATGAACTCAGCACAGGCAGCGGATCAGTCGCGCGCGGCGGACGCTTCGGCGTCCCCGGCGCCGCAGGCATTGGCCGGATGGCGGCACGGCGCGACGTGGACGTATCTGGTCATGCTGATCGTCTCCGCCGTGGCGCTGGTCGTCTCGTTCGTGCTTTCGGCAGAAACGCTCCAACTGGCGCGGCATCCGAACCAGATCCTCAGCTGCGACGTCAACAGCGTGCTCTCCTGCTCCGACGTGGCTGAATCATGGCAGGCGGAGATCGTCAAATTCGGCGGGCTGAGCTACCCGAACGCCTTCTTCGGCATCGCCGCCGAATCCGTGTTCGTCACCATCGCGGTGATCGGCCTGGCCCGCGTGCGGGTGCCCCGCTGGTTCGCCGCATGCACCTGGTTCGGCGGGCTCGCCGCGCTGGCCTACTCGTACTGGCTGACCTCGCAGTCGCTGTTCGTGATCAACGCGCTGTGCCCGTGGTGCCTGGCGCTCATGTTCTCCACGACCATCCAGTTCATGGCCCTGAGCCATGCGACCGTCACCGTGCAGGGTCTGCCTCCGCGGGCCAGCGCCAAGGGGCTGCGCACCTACTACCGGCTCAACTACGACCTTATGGCCGACGCGGTGTGGATCCTCGCGATCATCACGCTGATCCTGGTCAAGGACGGCCCCGCGCTCTTCGCGTAG
- a CDS encoding PHP domain-containing protein, with amino-acid sequence MTRVDIPSAPPLRGWDLHCHTAFSDGTETPATLIGQAKDLGLLGVGIADHDTTAGWPLAEQAASDAGMPLLRGTEITAGDEDVSVHMLAFQYNPRNRHICELFASTRAARLKRTKRMVELLSRDYPITWDSVLEQVREGEKTTIGRPHIADALVAAGVYPTRSDAFADVVSTSSKYYIPTPSPSTHEVVRAVGEAGGVTIIAHAGDISRNRRLLSDGQILRLVDEGLDGLEVWHRGNPPEQRERLLGIARKHDLLVTGGSDWHGRGKPNRLGENLTDADTVAEIVRRGAIPLWAANGPSRRP; translated from the coding sequence ATGACTCGCGTTGACATTCCTTCCGCTCCGCCGCTGCGCGGATGGGACCTGCACTGCCACACGGCCTTCTCCGACGGCACGGAGACGCCGGCCACGCTGATTGGGCAGGCCAAGGATCTGGGGCTGCTCGGGGTCGGCATCGCCGACCACGACACGACCGCCGGATGGCCGCTGGCCGAACAGGCCGCATCGGACGCGGGGATGCCCCTGCTGCGCGGCACGGAGATCACCGCCGGCGACGAGGACGTATCGGTGCACATGCTCGCCTTCCAATACAATCCGCGCAACCGCCACATCTGCGAGCTGTTCGCGAGCACGCGGGCCGCCCGCCTCAAGCGCACCAAGCGCATGGTCGAGCTGCTGTCGCGCGATTACCCGATTACATGGGACAGCGTGCTCGAACAGGTCAGGGAGGGGGAGAAGACCACGATCGGCAGGCCCCACATCGCCGACGCGCTGGTCGCCGCCGGCGTGTACCCGACCCGTTCCGACGCCTTCGCCGACGTGGTGAGCACGTCCAGCAAGTACTACATCCCCACGCCCTCGCCGAGCACGCACGAGGTGGTGCGCGCGGTCGGCGAGGCCGGCGGCGTGACGATCATCGCCCACGCCGGCGATATCAGCCGCAATCGGCGCCTGCTGTCCGACGGGCAGATCCTGCGGCTCGTCGACGAGGGCCTTGACGGGCTGGAGGTGTGGCACCGCGGCAATCCCCCCGAACAGCGCGAACGGCTGCTGGGCATCGCCCGGAAGCATGATCTGCTGGTCACCGGCGGTTCCGACTGGCACGGGCGGGGCAAGCCGAACCGGCTTGGCGAAAACCTCACCGACGCCGACACGGTGGCCGAGATCGTGCGCCGTGGCGCGATTCCTCTGTGGGCCGCCAACGGCCCGTCCCGCAGGCCGTGA
- a CDS encoding DUF3107 domain-containing protein, with product MDIELGIRNVARTVTFSTDQSADEVNAVIADAIAAKTPINLTDDKGRHIVVPADALGYAIVGSETKHAVGFGTL from the coding sequence ATGGATATCGAACTGGGCATTCGCAATGTGGCGCGCACCGTCACCTTCAGCACCGACCAGAGCGCCGACGAGGTGAACGCGGTGATCGCGGACGCCATCGCCGCCAAGACGCCGATCAATCTCACCGACGACAAGGGGCGCCACATCGTGGTGCCCGCCGACGCGCTCGGCTACGCGATCGTCGGTTCCGAAACGAAGCACGCCGTCGGCTTCGGCACGCTCTGA
- a CDS encoding phosphotransferase, translating into MLAALASAAMPQITVAAVRGGYQANATDDRNGIDYAIVQDAAGKPYDVYVSDTDAGRKRLSARVRAARALDEAREPNGLGFGLDQVLAFEDGERKNSPTGTTAVLVTGHYDGAPRNLDLLTFDDCSAIGTAIGAIHRLNPAMLRTDDYPRFSTGQIHAQLTAWIRRLRSAGHIPPEITGSWERIIETEGLWSFGTCFVHGGFSDGDVLFSGSTITAITNWQGMQTNDPARDLAWIFAKLDEEHRNAVLSAYGRIMGSRLDDLIMLRANLWLQMEQVGEFIQALSRADNVKIMQFKAQVDRLAHQLGVATQRIDHAEGAQRAAKGDQRSPSTITVGTLLHEGERRRAAAARQAPAATEPAAGIAGAQDDTGEQDRTDSAQVTAADPTGGARAETDSTADRPVVGAAGATGGTRTTDLGNGGGTAGHRSATSPTIVVTQLDQSTLRDGIASELDDETGDSQPQAAASFPAGGAAADPMSTATIVIPLLEQEERALRDAQAGLDSWNDADGHAPESSGVPNSPETSGTPKA; encoded by the coding sequence GCGCGGCGGGTACCAGGCCAACGCCACCGACGACCGCAACGGCATCGACTATGCCATCGTGCAGGATGCCGCAGGCAAGCCGTACGACGTGTACGTGTCCGACACCGACGCGGGCCGCAAGCGCCTGTCCGCGCGCGTGCGGGCGGCGCGGGCGCTGGACGAGGCGCGCGAGCCGAACGGGCTGGGCTTCGGCTTGGACCAGGTGCTCGCGTTCGAGGACGGCGAGCGCAAGAACAGCCCGACCGGCACCACGGCGGTGCTGGTCACCGGCCATTACGACGGCGCGCCGCGCAACCTCGACCTGCTCACCTTCGACGACTGTTCCGCCATCGGCACGGCGATCGGCGCGATCCACCGGCTCAACCCGGCGATGCTGCGCACCGACGACTACCCGAGGTTCTCCACCGGCCAGATCCACGCGCAGCTGACCGCATGGATCCGCCGGCTGCGTTCCGCGGGCCATATCCCGCCCGAAATCACGGGCAGCTGGGAGCGCATCATCGAAACCGAGGGGCTGTGGTCGTTCGGTACCTGCTTCGTGCACGGAGGGTTCTCCGACGGCGACGTGCTGTTCTCCGGCTCCACGATCACGGCGATCACCAACTGGCAGGGCATGCAGACCAACGACCCGGCCCGCGATCTGGCGTGGATCTTCGCCAAGCTCGACGAGGAGCACCGCAATGCCGTGCTCTCGGCCTACGGGCGCATCATGGGCTCCCGGCTCGACGACCTGATCATGCTGCGCGCCAACCTGTGGCTGCAGATGGAGCAGGTCGGCGAATTCATCCAGGCGCTGAGCCGTGCGGACAACGTGAAGATCATGCAGTTCAAGGCCCAGGTCGACCGGCTCGCCCACCAGCTTGGCGTGGCCACGCAGCGCATCGACCACGCGGAGGGCGCCCAGCGGGCCGCCAAGGGCGATCAGCGTTCGCCTTCGACCATCACCGTCGGCACGCTGCTGCACGAGGGCGAACGCCGTCGGGCTGCGGCCGCGCGGCAGGCGCCCGCAGCCACCGAGCCCGCCGCCGGCATCGCCGGAGCGCAGGACGACACCGGCGAGCAGGACCGCACCGACTCCGCGCAGGTGACGGCGGCCGATCCGACCGGCGGTGCGCGGGCCGAAACCGACTCGACGGCGGATCGCCCCGTGGTCGGGGCGGCCGGCGCGACGGGCGGCACGCGGACGACCGATCTGGGCAACGGCGGCGGCACGGCCGGGCACCGGTCGGCGACCTCGCCGACGATCGTGGTCACGCAGCTGGATCAGAGCACGCTGCGCGACGGCATCGCGTCGGAACTGGACGACGAGACCGGCGACTCGCAGCCGCAGGCCGCCGCATCCTTCCCCGCCGGAGGCGCCGCGGCCGATCCGATGTCCACCGCGACGATCGTCATCCCCCTGCTCGAACAGGAGGAACGCGCGCTGCGCGACGCGCAGGCCGGGCTGGACAGCTGGAACGACGCCGACGGGCACGCGCCCGAATCATCCGGCGTGCCGAACTCGCCGGAGACGTCCGGCACGCCGAAGGCGTAA